In the Cellulomonas sp. C5510 genome, CCCGACGACGTCGAAGCCGGAGCGCCGGTAGAACGCCTGCGCCCGCACGTTCTCCCCGTTCACCCCGAGCCACACGCCGACGGCCCCGCGGGCGCGCGCGACGTCGAGGCTCGCGGCCATCAGGTCCCGGGCGACGCCGCCGCCGTGCCGGCCTGCCACCACGTAGCACTTGCTGAGCTCCGTGGTCGGGCGCAGCGGGACGACGGCGGCGACCTCCGGCGCGGACGGCTCACCGGCCACCAGCAGCGTGTAGCCGACCAGCTCGCCGTCCTCGTCCGCCACGAGCACGTCGCGCGTCGGGTCGGTCAGGTGGTCCGCGAAGTGCGCGGCGGTGAGGTGCGCCGCGACGAAGGCGGCGTGGTCCGCCGGGGTCGACGACGGCGGGCACGCGAGCGGGAACGTCGCGGCGGCGAGCCCGGCGATCGCGGCGGCCTCCTCCGGGCGGGCCCGGCGCACGGTCGCACCCGCCCGGCCCGGAGCCGTCCCGGCGGTGGTCACCGGCCCTCCCAGCGGGCCCGTAGCGCGCGGCGGACGGCGCGCACGACCAGCCCGAGCACCCAGGCGGACCCGGCGACGGTCGCCGCGTCGACGCCGCGGCGGGTGGCGTTGCGCCGGCCGCGGAACTCCCGCACCGGCCAGCCGACCTCGGCCGCGTGCCGCCGGAGACGTCCGTCGGGGTTGATGGCGCACGGGAAACCGACCTCGGACAGGATCGGCACGTCGTTCGTGGAGTCGCCGTACGCGAACGACTGCGAGAGGTCGACGCCCTGCCGCTCGGCGAGGGCGCGCACGGCCGACGCCTTCGCCTTGCCGTGCAGCAGGTCCCCGACCAGGCGGCCGGTGTAGAAGCCCTCGCGGTGCTCGGCGACGGTGCCGATGGCGCCGGTCGCGCCCAGGCGGCGGGCGATGATGTCGGCGATCTCGACGGGCGTCGCGGTCACGAGCCACACCTGGTGGCCGGCGCGCAGGTGCTGGTCCAGCAGTCGCTGGGTGCCGGGGAAGATGCGCAGCGAGAGCACCTCGTCGTAGATGTCCTCCGCGATGGCGACGACCTCCGCGACGGACCGGCCCTGCATGATCTCGAGCGCCCGTTCCCGGACCTCGTCGATCTGCTGCCGGTTCTCCCCGAACGCGAGGTAGCGGGCCTGGTGCCCGGCGAACCGCACGATGTCGGAGCTGCGGAAGAAGCCCCGCCGGTACAGCCCGACCGCGAGGTGGAACGAGCTGGCCCCGCGGATGATGGTGTTGTCCACGTCGAAGAAGGCGGCCACCCGGCCCGGCTGCACGGCGGCGCCGGTGTCGGGCTCGGTGGGCTCGGGCACGCGGCCACTGTAGCCAGATGCCTAGGCTCGTGCCGTGCAGCCCACCGCCCCCCTCGCCCCCGTCGGCCCGGACCGCGCGCGCGTGGTGCTCTACGCCCGCGGCGGCTGCCACCTGTGCGACGACGCCCGCGCGGTGGTCGCTGCCGTGGCCGCGGAGCGCGGCGCGTCGTGGGCGGAGGTGGACGTCGACGCCGGGGGCGCGGCGCCCGGCGGGAGGTCGCTCGCGGACGTCTACGGCGAGCTGGTGCCGGTCGTCGAGGTGGACGGCGCGCGGGTGGGCTACTGGCAGATCGACGCCGACCGCCTGCGGGACGCGCTGGCAGGGCCGCCGACCGCCTAATCTGGGGGGGTGCGAGCCCTGCCGCCGACCACCGTCGCCCGCCTCCCCGGAT is a window encoding:
- a CDS encoding HAD family phosphatase, whose amino-acid sequence is MPEPTEPDTGAAVQPGRVAAFFDVDNTIIRGASSFHLAVGLYRRGFFRSSDIVRFAGHQARYLAFGENRQQIDEVRERALEIMQGRSVAEVVAIAEDIYDEVLSLRIFPGTQRLLDQHLRAGHQVWLVTATPVEIADIIARRLGATGAIGTVAEHREGFYTGRLVGDLLHGKAKASAVRALAERQGVDLSQSFAYGDSTNDVPILSEVGFPCAINPDGRLRRHAAEVGWPVREFRGRRNATRRGVDAATVAGSAWVLGLVVRAVRRALRARWEGR
- a CDS encoding glutaredoxin family protein, which produces MQPTAPLAPVGPDRARVVLYARGGCHLCDDARAVVAAVAAERGASWAEVDVDAGGAAPGGRSLADVYGELVPVVEVDGARVGYWQIDADRLRDALAGPPTA
- a CDS encoding GNAT family N-acetyltransferase, whose amino-acid sequence is MTTAGTAPGRAGATVRRARPEEAAAIAGLAAATFPLACPPSSTPADHAAFVAAHLTAAHFADHLTDPTRDVLVADEDGELVGYTLLVAGEPSAPEVAAVVPLRPTTELSKCYVVAGRHGGGVARDLMAASLDVARARGAVGVWLGVNGENVRAQAFYRRSGFDVVGTRTFQVGEQRHHDLVLHRPL